CCGGTCGCTTTTGGTTTAGCACCAGTTGGATTGCTTCTTCTTTAAATTGTTTATCATAACGTTTCATGATGGACACCCCTCTCACTGGTTTTATTGTACCAGCCATTTACCGTGTCCATCAAACTGGGGTAAAGTCAACAAATAGAACCATTACAATATAAACATACATGATTGAATTAATCAGTAATATTCTTTCTGACCCTTTTTTCCATTTTTTATAAAAGATCAGGAAATAGAGTGATATTAATAAAATGAAATCAAATAAATAGTACAATATAAACTCTCCTTTACTGACTAAACTTTCTTCGTATATTTGTCAACTCAAAATTCCACCAAAATATAATTAAAAAATCCCCCACTCAGAGCAAAAAAAATAATTATCGGGCTTTCTGATAAATCAATACCCCGGCGGTCTTGACAGCCATCCTACGCGTGGTAGATATTTAATACGTTCTTTCACAAACATTAATTTCAGAGTATGTTTCTTTGAGCCAGTCGTATATCTGGGTTGTGGATAAATGATTTTTCCAAATCAATCTTCTTCACCACCATTCATAGTATCCATACTCTATCTCATCAACACCAAGTTTGCCAATAAACCTGATCGCAGGGAAAACCCTGCGATTTAAGCAGGAAAAATTACATGAAAATATAATACATAGATATCACTCCAATAATGTTTATTCTATATAGAATCTAATTTTCTAATCTCGGTCATCATTGGGCAAACAATAGCAATGCCGAAGATTAAAATACCTGATATTAAAAACCAATGATTTACACCAATTCTATCAGCAAGGAACCCGGAAAGGATTAACCCAAGTGGCATAGCAAGTGACATTATACTCCCTGTCAAAGAAAATACACGTCCTAAATATTCAGGCTTAATTTTCTCCTGAAAAAGAGCTGTTTGTACACCGCTGTAAAACGGAACCGAAAGTCCCATTATTGCACAGCAAAATACAAATATCAAAAATCCACTTGATGGAAGTAATCCTGAAATGGTTAAGCTTATCCCCATCATAAAAATGGATACTGTTATTAGCAGGATTCGCTTTTTGTAGTTCCCCAATAACCCTAATATCAAACCACCTGCCAGCATACCAGAGGCATAAGCAATCTCCGTAATAGAAATATGCATCGGTGTCCCATTAAAATATTCCATGCTGATTAAAGGATATAGTGCATTAATAGGCATATAAACAAACATATATAATGTTCCTATGAGTAATAAGGCAAGTAATCCTTTGTTGTCCTTTAAGACAAAAAATCCTTCTCTCATCTCTCCTGTTAAATTTTGCTTAAAGCTTTGCTGCTCTACTTTAAGCTTTGGAATTTTCACAAATGCTACTGTGAGACTGGCAATTACAGCACCTAGCACATCAATAGCTATAATCGCATTTAATTCCCAAACAGAGTATAACAACGCTGCAATCGCCGGACTAACAATATAACTTATAGACTGCAAAGATTGGCTATAGCCAGCACATTTGATCAACTGATCTTGCGGTACTAAAAGAGGGGTAACCGCATTTAAAGCAGGGGTATGAAAAGCTGTTCCAATGCTACGGATAAACAATACTATCATAACCATCCATACAGGTAACTCCGTATATAATGCAACAATAGCCAGCACTGCACCGGCTGCTGCAATAATTAAATCAGCACCAATCATTATCTTTTTCCTATCATAGCGATCCACTAGCACACCAATAGCTGGTCCAAAGACCGCATAGGGTAGAAAACCAACTAGTGAGGACATAGACAAGACCATCGCAGATCCTGTTTTCTCTGTAAGATAAAAAATAATCGCCATTTGTAGGATGGCACTTGTAATCAAAGATACTGCCTGCCCTGCCCATATTGTAAAAAACTTAAGTTTCCAATTGTTGTATTTTTCCATTTTTTTATCTCCTGCATATTATTTTGCTTGAATTTCTATTTTAAGCAATATTCTAGGCAATAAAAAATGCAGGCCAAAATCCACGATGTGGCTTTAGTCTGCATACATACAATATGGAAACATTCCTTTAAAAAGACATAGTTAAAGAAGGCATAGCTAAGAAACCTATAGCTTACCGAAACTAATGAATGCTCAATATCGTATAAATAAGCACAACAAAAAAGCCTATCATCGGGGATAGATTCTGCCTTTTTATTGCCAGCTTATCTTAAACGCATTGAGGCTGTCATAGTTTCGGTTCCTCCAAAATTCTTGTTTGTATCAACTTATATTTTAACACAATAAGTCGGTTTAAGCAACGTTTAGCAGCCCGTATCAGATCCAGCTCATAGACTGACTTAACCATGCGCACCGTACGGATTAAACCACTGATATCGACAATTTGCGCGGGTGCAAAAAGCTTCTGGTAACGTAGGTACTACGCAGCGGGCAGCACATCCAATTCCAAACCTAAAATCTTTATGTCTTTAAAACCGAAATTTTTAAAATACGCGGCAATTCCTTGACATTATCCAGAACATTATATCTTCCAGGGCAGATTCTTGCGTGGCACGGGCAAAGCTTCTTTTTACCAGTAACAAAGGCTCTCCCCGGGTCGGTACATAAAGATAAGCACGCTGGGCGGTACCTGCAAAATAAAACAAATCCGCGCTCTGCATAATTAAAGCCCCGTCAATATTTTTTTCTGCAATAGTTTTTGTAATGTGCTAACTCACCTGGCCAGCTCGTCTGCCGGAGTAAGCCTCATTTATAACACCACCTGTTTTGATCATCAATTTGAATAAACTTGTGCAGTCTCTTTTTTGTATCCTAAAAGCCTGTGGGAAAACCATTTTTTGAACGATAACGGATAAATAAACTTGGTTGTGGTCAAATCCATTTTGCATTCGATGGATTATCAAAGGTTATTCTTGTTTTTGCTCTATTTCCGTAACACATTCGGTTTTTATTTTTCCAACCAGGAATTGCAGGGCATCTATAACATGCGGCCTAATATCGCCGCCTACCAGTACATACATTATGTCATCACCAACCTCAAGCAGACCTTCGTTAAGCCAAACTTTAACATAGTAAATACCATCCATTTTATAAGTTTCCGCAATCGCCGCATCCACTTTCACTGCATCATAGGCAAATTCCATTCCTGTTACCAACGAATCATCATCAAGCCCCTGGCGAACCTTGGCTTTGGGCGTCTGACGAACAACACCATTATGGACTAAAAACATCCCTACCTGCGCAGCCATTGGATCCGCTTTTGCCTCTTTGAGCCATTCATCAATAGATGGTGATACTTTTTTCATTCAATACACTCCTCATACCACATATATTAGCATTCGCTCTTTCCATTATTTCCTGCACTATTGATGTTTTAGCATCGGCATAGTGCTGAACATGCCGCCACTTATTTTTTGCCAAATCTTGCTTGACTTGTCCATATTTATGACGATCAGATTCATTAAACCGCAACCAATCACGAAAGCGTAGCATCCTATCAATCTCAGATGTGCCCGAACTGAACACATGCAGATTGATGTCGGTATCGGGTCCTTTGAACAGGCGGTGTTCAAACCACTCGGGTTCTCGAATCCGTAGTGTATAGCCGGCTGCTTCCAATGCCGGGACATATGATAGCTCATCGGCAGAGTCCTCCACAACCAGCAACATATCAATTATTGGTTTGACACAAAGCCCCGGCACCGAGGTCGAGCCAACATGTTCAATCTGCAACGCTTTGCTGCCGAGTACTGAATAAATCCGGTTTGCTTCCCGTTCAAACAATTCAGGCCAACTTGGATCGTATTCGACAAGAGTAATCGGTGCATTGTGCGGCTTCAGCTCACCAACCGTATTCTTATACAGCTCTTCATCCGTTGTAAACATAGAGTTATTATTAGACACCGTCATATCGCCTCTTTTACTGGTTATTATTAGGGGTTAAAATTAAACTACAATTTTTCCTTGCGCTATAAAATACATAGCTGTAATAATCCTTAAAACGATTATACATGTCGGCTTCAATTTTACCTGCTCAATGAATTTTTTAACCTCATCAGCATAATCATATTTTTTCAGGAATGCTTCCGCATTTTCCAAAAGCGGTTGATAATAATTATCTATCCAGCATTTATCATCCAGCGTAAAATGGGCGATAGAAGTATACCCGCATTTATCAATGACTGATAGTTTATTTTCAATTGTATCAATCTCGGGATATGCATTAACCCAGTACTGCTCGATTTCCTCTGGTCTTGTACCGGTCAGCCATGAGATTTCAGAAATAGCAATATAACCGTCATCTTTCAGATATTTTCTCCACAGGGATAGTCCCTTTTCAAAACCAATGTTGTAAATAGCCCCCTCCGACCATATTACATCAAAAGAATTTTCCTCAAATGTTAAATTATCCATCAGCATTTCTTTGGCTGCAATACGGTTTATAAGATTATTCTCTTTTGCTTTTTTCATAAGCTTTTCTAAAAACTGCGGCAACATATCTACCGCTGTGATTTGTGCACCTGTGTTTTTTCCAATAGTTATTGTCTGCCCTCCGGTTCCGCAGCCGATGTCCAATATTTTAGTTTTTTCATTCAAATAAGGAATGTAGCTTAGTGCTTTTAGTGTGGCTTCTTTACTGCCCGGTCCCTGCCGTTCGTTATCCTTGTGATACTCTATGATTAATTCTAATAACTCCATTTTTATTCTCCTCACATATTATAAACTATCTATTTCGGAAACAATTTGTTTCTATTTAGCCCCCTAAAACTTTTGGAGAAAAAGTGACTTTACCCCAGT
This genomic window from Desulfolucanica intricata contains:
- the mef(A) gene encoding macrolide efflux MFS transporter Mef(A), with product MEKYNNWKLKFFTIWAGQAVSLITSAILQMAIIFYLTEKTGSAMVLSMSSLVGFLPYAVFGPAIGVLVDRYDRKKIMIGADLIIAAAGAVLAIVALYTELPVWMVMIVLFIRSIGTAFHTPALNAVTPLLVPQDQLIKCAGYSQSLQSISYIVSPAIAALLYSVWELNAIIAIDVLGAVIASLTVAFVKIPKLKVEQQSFKQNLTGEMREGFFVLKDNKGLLALLLIGTLYMFVYMPINALYPLISMEYFNGTPMHISITEIAYASGMLAGGLILGLLGNYKKRILLITVSIFMMGISLTISGLLPSSGFLIFVFCCAIMGLSVPFYSGVQTALFQEKIKPEYLGRVFSLTGSIMSLAMPLGLILSGFLADRIGVNHWFLISGILIFGIAIVCPMMTEIRKLDSI
- a CDS encoding molybdenum cofactor biosynthesis protein MoaE, coding for MKKVSPSIDEWLKEAKADPMAAQVGMFLVHNGVVRQTPKAKVRQGLDDDSLVTGMEFAYDAVKVDAAIAETYKMDGIYYVKVWLNEGLLEVGDDIMYVLVGGDIRPHVIDALQFLVGKIKTECVTEIEQKQE
- a CDS encoding GrpB family protein, with translation MSNNNSMFTTDEELYKNTVGELKPHNAPITLVEYDPSWPELFEREANRIYSVLGSKALQIEHVGSTSVPGLCVKPIIDMLLVVEDSADELSYVPALEAAGYTLRIREPEWFEHRLFKGPDTDINLHVFSSGTSEIDRMLRFRDWLRFNESDRHKYGQVKQDLAKNKWRHVQHYADAKTSIVQEIMERANANICGMRSVLNEKSITIY
- a CDS encoding class I SAM-dependent methyltransferase is translated as MELLELIIEYHKDNERQGPGSKEATLKALSYIPYLNEKTKILDIGCGTGGQTITIGKNTGAQITAVDMLPQFLEKLMKKAKENNLINRIAAKEMLMDNLTFEENSFDVIWSEGAIYNIGFEKGLSLWRKYLKDDGYIAISEISWLTGTRPEEIEQYWVNAYPEIDTIENKLSVIDKCGYTSIAHFTLDDKCWIDNYYQPLLENAEAFLKKYDYADEVKKFIEQVKLKPTCIIVLRIITAMYFIAQGKIVV